The DNA window GCCAAACCGCTGCATCATGCCGGATTTTATTCCGGTCTACTCTCACCCGTCACGCGTATGAGGACCAAGACTCCCCACTCGCAACTCGAAACAAACGGTTTTGGTGGCCGAGATGATGAAGAACTTGAAGACGCCATCGATGTCTCTTGGGCTGGAGGCGGGTTTGGGGGTCGACAAGGCGAAGACAATGATTACGATAAAGACCCTGAGTTCGCCGAGATTATGGGCTCCTGCCTCGATGACCCGGATAAAGCTAAGTCCAAGGTCAGTCGAAATCATTTTTTGGAAATAAAATTGGGGTTCATTTAATTGAATTTCAGcttaattttgttttagttttccTTATGTGTGGTGTATGTAATTGTATGATATTGGAAAGATGGAGGAGAGgttgaggaagaagaggaacaaAATACTGCACACGAAAACTGGCTCAGCAAACCCAATGAAGGTGCATTTTAACAAGTAAGTGGACTTGCATTTGTATACCAAGTTTGGATGCAACTTGCTCATGAATCTGCTTATGCATACATGGTTTAGATAGAGGCAAAACTTAGTTGATTCGGATTTGTCTGAGGTACTTGTTTGGATTTTCAGCTGGCTGATTTGCTGGCCATGTTATTTAGAGATTTTGTTCCATATCATTAGAAATGCTTGACCTATACTAGTCTGCATTATCTGCACTTTGGGTTTTGATTCAGTAGGACTTTGGTTTGCATTACTTACACACTAATTTTCTCATTTGGGGCACACATCAAGATATCTTAATCCCGGTGAATATCAAGATAAAGCATTATGGGGATGGGACTTTGGAGGCATTTGTTTTCATTGTTATATACTAAATGATATGGCAGACATTGCTAAATATGAATCAAAGATGTAAGTTGCAAATATCTCATTCTGATGTCTCTCAAACATTATATGTATATACTACTCTCCATACTCACAGTTTTGTTTGGAGAAACCTTATGTTTTCTATATTGCATCCTGTGTTATTACATTGTACTGGAGATCAAAGTCCTAAGTTTTTAGCTAGAGATTATTATGACTCAATTTACTTGTCACTATCTTTCTAAGTTTTTGGTTTCCTTTTTCATGGAAGACGCATAAATGCCTTCTTGTTTTCAATACATTGGTTAAGTGACCCATTTCCTGGATCATGTGGCCAGATTTGTTTTCTCAAATTCGTATATATGGTTGGAATTCTACAATGCTCCACTTGAGCAAGATATTTCATTGATCAGCGATGTGAGTTTCTGTCACCCAATTCCTTTAATTTAGGCacttaatcaaagttatttatTCTTGAATGAACTTGTATTCAGACCATTCGATCATGGCACATTGTTGGACGACTTGGTGGGTGCAACTCTATGAATATGCAGGTAAAGATCCTTCAACACACATTTCTTTACATCTAGCGTGAATAAACATTGGAGAATTGCAGAACCACAGATGCCTATTCCTATAATCAGTTGATTTCGTgctctgttttctacagctatcACAAGCTTCTTTGGACATGAAACCAAGTTACGATGCTATTCAAGGAGCAAATGTGACTCCAACCACGTTTTACAACATAGGCGACCTTGAGGTCCAACATAATTTAGCTCGAATATGGTAAAGTATTTGATCTTATAAGTTATTTAGGGGTTGGAATGTGTCTCTGACGAGATCCAATACAATGTATTTTTGCTTATTTACTGACAGGGTTGATATTGGCACCGTGGAACCATTACTCTTGGATATTTTGATTAATGCTCTAACACAATTAAGCTCTGAGTAAGACACAAAACTCTCTCGTTTCTGccaatattttttttcagtCTTGCTCTACGAGTATCACCAGAAAACTGCTGATATATTGCTTCATCTGCCGATGATAGTATTCTCGTCTCTGACCAGTTCGACTTGAATGCACAGTTATGTCGGGATTAAACAGGTGATGTTTGGTGGATCTGAATTTGAGGGATGGGAGGAAAACTTGAAATCTGAGGATGTAGGATACAATGTTCACAAGATCTAGAAAAATCGGTACGtatgttttagtttttttgtgAGATTCTATATTTAACTACCTACATTGTATAGTATAGTTCATGATTTTAAGACCAACTCTCCTACATTATTATCCAGTTTTGCCGCTTTGGCATTTCAACAGAGCTCAGCTGGGATTTCAAATAGCCCTTTTTCCAGCGAAGAAGCTTTACATGATTTAGGGAAATTTTGTCATGTTTCATTTCTAAGAATGTGCTTAAATTGAATGTCTTTTGTATCAATGCCTATAATAGTGATGGATTAAGTAttgttttttttgctaaaaaggaaattgatcAAACAAGAATACCATCCACAcataaaaatagcaactatttccatGAGGGGATATACATCTTTAAGTAAAAAGAGTGGGAAAATGTGtacttttttattaaaaaaaataattctacTTCTATATAATGGAAAAATGACTATACTATAttaaacagagggagtattattataaAGTGCAGTATTTCTCCATGGTGAATctcatttttcaaaaaaaaattcttaattgttatttatattacattaaaCTAAATTCGTGTTCACTACTAAAACAAATTTTTTGTAGATATAAATACTCCTTCTatcccaaaagaatatgcaccttttctttttagtctatTTCACAAGAATctgcattttttaaatttgaaaatcctTTTCTCTTTAATGATGTGAGATCAAttatccactaataatactttagttacttttttctttttagttctttttcactttaccaataatgcattaaaatttattttcaactaaaagtgtatatttttgtgggattgAGGGAATAGTAATTTAGCTTTAATTACTGATCAACTCACTGTATTCAAAAACACTGTAGAGAAGAATGTAGATTGAATAGATGGCGTGTGGACGAATTTCCAGTTGCGgttacggttcggaaccgccggttccggtttcgaaaattgtcgaaccggaaccgaaccgtgagggtGTTTCACAGTTCCGGTTCCAGTTCCAAAACCGACGATTACGATTTCGGTTTGGAACCGTCAGTTTTTCGGTGATTTTTaacggtttttcacggttctgAACCGCCAGTTTCTAGTGGTTTTTCGCGGTTCTGGCTAGATTTCACGGTTTTTCActgttccggtttggaaccgtccggaaccggcggtCCGAAACCGGTGGTTCcagcacggtttcggttcgtaaaATTTGGAACCGGAACTGGCCCACGGTTCTAAATATGGCGGTTCCAGGTTAAGAAAAAAGtgtcggttccgaaccgccggaaCCTAAAACTTTGGACATCTCTGATTTCCAGTCTTTTTCTTAAATAATTTAACCACggaaccgaaaaccttgggcatctctaaTTTTGAGTCTCTTTCTTAAATAATTCATGTGTTTGTTGAGTGATAGGTGAGGCTATTTACACGGCTCTGGCAAATGGCACAACATGCAATGCTATGGACAAAACGCATGGCTTTTAATTACTCCATTTCTTATTTTCACTTTATGTTTTTATGTTCTAAAATAAAGacataaaatattagtattatcgAGGAAACTTAGTATTTGTATGTCAcaatatctttatttttatatattaaacgCCAAAACTAATTAAGCGGAAAGCAACAATACCATAATCATATCACAACAGAACTTGCAAAGTGGTTTTCACAAGGAAATTAAACAAGCCAAGAATTAGAAAAAAACAGCTAGTGCATAGTacatagtagtaataatttgcAAAGCATCACACaacaatttatttaaaaatttattccaACATAATAAGTTGCTTCTAGTTACGGCGGAAGGCAGTGATCCCATCACCAAGAGGGATTTGAGAAATCTGCACTCTAGCATCACCTCCTATGCACTACTTGTTAAACTCTATCAAAGCCTTCCTCGAATCGAAGCCAGCTCGCTCTCCGGAACCGAACCCTCATCCATTGCCACCGTCCCTGCCCAAAGGGTGTTATCGTAAACAGCTATACCTCCCGGTTTCAGAAGTTCCAACACTCGCTCATGGTAATTTGCATACTTGTCTTTATCAGCATCAACAAATGCAAAATCAAACGTCCCCTTATTCTCTGCCTGCATCCAAAACTTTATTTGGTTAACATTTCCACTGCCTCTTACTAAAGAGGAAAATAACTACTCCTAGTAATTACGTATACATCTTTAAGTAGCTGATCAAGAACCGGAAGAGCCTCAGATTCGATGAAGTTGATCTTGTGCGTCACCCCTGCCTTGTCGAGGATAGGTAATCCTATCTCATACCAGCTCCGGTTCACGTCTATGGCTGTGGTCTACACCACACATTcttaataaataaacaaatatggCAGATTGAAATGATGTAAAAGAAATGTAAACCTTtccatatcctttcaatctcccacttggactagcattagatataatacgcagttccaactttgtacccttgagcggatcaacatacacatatagtgtgaccctttaggccctcattatcgacgacgatctaatcgaagtctgcacaaaactcctagactgcgttggcagcgtagctcgatatatgaaggacgtttacatgaattcggtaaacaagcctttacacaaagtttatagtaatatcctttcattcCCGAACCACctgattgagcctaagatttgtcatgtgtcatccaaatagctcaatcaatttatctcatctttattaaataacccattcgatcatattcaattactttaattgaatatatctttgcattggccaatgacttaatggtcaagtaatatagagaatttgagtgttctctcgaaattctcgaggaatgaatctcattcttggctcaactaccatttccatttatcttatgatgtacccaacacaaATCCGTGTCTCAATCCTCCgaggggaggcaaagcgttgtacaatgtcaaagcacaccactcaacaaacaaaatgtgtaatgacctcaaatccaaggactattacatacttcatgtactaatagactgtagacacttaacaaaacagtttaatagtagggtataccaatactctccaaagtataccatgtgtccatcacgagtatctaatatctcatagttgtgagaacaactataTTCTCGAATAATGTGATGCAAACCacatgctaacctataacatatcatcaatatctcattcttgatgatcattggttatggctattttagaattatactgtATCATTAgtgtctcacaccattaacgacagccataattcaagggaataaatatttagaataaatacaaacattttaaacaattattccaataaatgcacaaaacccataggaaataaaattttcatataatgtgatcaagtaatattgtctcaacacaaaatatTTCTAAGACACATAAAACTataactcccactgattcaaagccatctaccaacatgcttaacacctaagctctcaaagtgtttgttgtgttttgctatatataatggtttggtgaaaggatcagccaaattaacatcagtgggtactccttctaattttatgtcgtctctttcaattatttctctaatCAGATGACATCTTCTAGGAACATGCTTGTTCatgttcgtagctctgggttcttttgcttgcgcaacaacaccagtgttgtcacaatacaaaggtattgcactattggcactcggaatgacacccagttctttaacgaacttTAACAAAACAACAACTTCTTTGGaagcttcagatgcagcaatatactcggcttcagtggtggaatcggcagttgcaccttgtttggaactattccaactcactgctccaccattgaggacaaaaacatatccagactgagacttatagtcgtcatggtctgtttggaaactagcatcagtgtacccagtaactgataactctggttgtccaccatagactaagaaatattctttagtccttctaaggtacttaagaatagtcttaacaattttccaatgttcctcaccgggattttgctgaaatctgcctgtcatgctaagcgcataggccacatctggaCTAGTAGagatcatggcatacataatagatcctatagccgaagcatacgagatccttttcatgttgtctctttctttgtcattagaaggacaatccttctttgacaatacaatgtcatgtcccataggaagaaaacctttcttagaattctccattgagaagcgccttagcaacttgtctatgtaagtggattgtgataatcctaacatcctatttggtctatctcgatagatcttaattccaaggatttaggaagcatcacctagatccttcatcataaaagaactagacaaccactctttcacggattgcatcatggaatgATCGTTTCCCATAATCAagatatcatcaacatatatgataaggAAGACAACGTTACCATTCTCGtgtttactataaacacatgggtcctctttgcttctgacaaaaccaaacgatttgattgttctgtcaaaataaatattccaactcctcgaagcttgcttaagtccatagatggacttctttagcttgcacactgcattcggtCTTTCTTTtgatacaaaaccttcaggctgtgtcatatagacatcaccttctaattctccattgagaaatgcggttttgacatccatttgccaaatgtcaaaattgtagtatgcagcaattgcaagtaatatcctaatggacttgatcttagcaactggcgaaaaggtttcatcatagtcaatgcattctcgctgactataaccctttgcccctaacctagccttgtaggtttgtactttgccatctgcatctctcttctttttgaagatctatttgcaacctatggggtaaaccccatctagcaagtcaactagttcccagactaagttgaagtacatcgagtccatttcagatatcaaggcttcaagccacttctctcgatcggtgtctGACACCGCCTCGGTACAGGTCCTATgctcatcatcatctaaatcaacttcatcatcttggttctcaaccattagatttagtctctcaggtgcacgacgaatccttctaggcctattgagttggttttgctCTGGTTCAGGTTGTTCATTCTGTATGTGAGAAGgttcaggaatatcactatgatcttcttgaggtagaggtgatgcaactattgtatcatcttgtctttgatgcatctcattgtcttgaggtgGTCCTTCGAGAATCTCTCTAAGGTCCTCTCTAAGAGTAATTTaccctcccaatagatcatcaaaaactcccactgagttattgtcCAATCCAGTGGATAATACCTTatcctcattgttaacttgtggttcttgaatttcttcaagatctactttattttgaccttgttccttgcagacataactgtctttagggaacgtcacattccttgatgttatcaccttgtgattttcaggacagtagaaatcgtaccctttagtttctttaggatatcctacaaaataacatttctcacttttagtttccaatttatcagtcatcattttcttaacaaaagctggacaaccccaggtccggatatggttaagacttgctttcttgccacaccataactcatatggtgttttctcgacTGATTTAGAAGGAACCCTATTTAGAATGTAAATAGCCGTTAGTAAGGCATGACCCCATATGAATAAAGGGAGACTGGCGAagctcatcatggatcgaaccatatctaataatgttctatttctcctttcagatactcctTTCATTTGaggtgtaccaggaggtgtccagtccgACTGGATTCCATGTGacttcaagtaatcaagaaattctcggctcaagtattcccctcctcgatctgatcgaagagttttgatacttttcccaagttgtttctcaacttcacccttaaattctttaaatttctcaaaggcctcagatttgtgtttcataagatacacatatccataccttgtcaagtaaccaccttttgcttgagttggaaacggtccgcacacatctgtgtgggtcaactctagcacatcattagcacgcacccctttcccagaaagtggcttattagtcatctttcctttgagacagaattcacaagcaccatatgattcaaaatcaaatgatttttttcggaggatcgacgatggttccccatctaccccgtGAAGTGACTTggacccccggcctaacggtcggaggtgaagcgtcttaccaccgagctgcgcttcgttgtcggAATGGGAAGGAACGAGTCAACCAACCTTTCCCCAAGCACGGGTCCAGACCAGTTAACTATATCAACCCAATCAAGGGTACCAAGTTAACCTATATCTCCCAGCGCCTGGGTCCCAAGCACGGGTCCAGACCAGGTAACTGTATCAACCCAATCAAGGGTACCAAGTTAACCTATCTTCCCCAGTGCCTGGATCCAGGCCAGTACTCAAGAACTCCctaggggaaattaatccccaagttGCGCCTCCCAAGGGTCGAactcgtgacctctaggatgacgcggtatccttgcctccctcctcaaccacttgagctagggggcttggagatagtctaactttctcaatctcgctatccttttctcattgatatggccaagtctacaatgccaaagataagtagcattatccgtattacatagcttaagtcttttattttgcacattgagaatattccgtttgcattcaagcatctataatccattctctaaagtggcatttctataaaacaatccatttttagaaaacgagcatctgttgtttgcaaaatggaaagaaaaaccttcgatgtccaacatcggaatggaaataatattttttgaaataactggaacaaaataacaattatgtaaatctagtctatatcctgagggaagatctaatctataagttctcACGCGTTCGGCAAcaacttttgctccatttccaacacgtaggtctacttccccTGGCCTCACTTTCCCGCTGTCAAAtaaaccttgcacattattacaaatgtgtgaaccacaagcggtatccaatacccaggattatgagttattcatagacatatttatctcaatgacaaacataccTGAGCTCCCACTTTCTGCACCTTGTGCGTTGAATTTTGGGCAGTCTATCTTCCAGTGTCCCTTCTCATGACAGAAAAGACGCTCATCCTTTGATAATTTCGACTTCTTATTGTCCCCTCCACTCTTAGGCTTTAGAACAACATCCTTAGATGTCTTTTTCTTCTGTTGCTGCTTATTCTTCCATTTCGAAGACTTCGCAGAAGAGCTCACCATGAGCACAGATTTTACCTTAGCAGTGGAAGACTCATAAGTCTTAAGCCTATTGTGCAGCTCTGGCAGCCCAACCTTCGTGCTGTTCACGTTGAAATTCACAATGAAATTCTCAAAACTACTAAGAAGAGACTGCAAAATTAGATTTGTTGAGACATTTTCGGGGAGCACCATTCCAATCGATGCTAACCTCTCAATCAAACCAATCATTTTCAACACATGCTCAGAAACCTTGCTTCCATCATGAAGCTTGCACTTGAAGAGATCGCGAAGTATCTCATACTCCATAGTTTGAGCTTGTGAAGCATACAAACTCTCCAAGTGCTTAAGCATTTCATATGGAAACATGTGTTCATGTTGTCTTTGCAGTTCCAAACTCATAGATGACATGACACACTGAGCATCAGAAGCATTATCAATGTGTTTCTGATGAGCTTCAACGTCAAACGTTGCAAACTCAAGAGATTCCTTATCGGGGATGACACCGATTGGTTTGTCCAGGACATACTCAACCTTGTCATGCCTTAGCACCAAGCACAAACAACAGAGCCaatccgtgaaatttgacccagtcaacttgtttgtttccatcaaacATTTGTAAGCCAAGTTTGACATTTTATCtgaacataaattaaaatgaaagcaaatcagaaaatcatacaaagatcacattcgcatcactaatcaaacaagggtttattgtattgattagcacccactaattttaacatatattatgcccccaaacataaaatacgaattcatatcaaatataaattttagtggtccaagatccaagtctatatagTTGTAGCCTCTGCGAGGGctgatgactacaataatatcaccaggtaggcctccaagccaattgtaacaacaattttacaattcttggtttattaatctaattaatatgcGTCCATAAATCATTTGGTTGCGAGGGAtgctcaaaataatttaagcaagtcaaccccatcacac is part of the Salvia splendens isolate huo1 chromosome 6, SspV2, whole genome shotgun sequence genome and encodes:
- the LOC121806467 gene encoding uncharacterized protein LOC121806467 — translated: MLILQPCFTALPPNKFLSFRRAKPLHHAGFYSGLLSPVTRMRTKTPHSQLETNGFGGRDDEELEDAIDVSWAGGGFGGRQGEDNDYDKDPEFAEIMGSCLDDPDKAKSKMEERLRKKRNKILHTKTGSANPMKVHFNKFVFSNSYIWLEFYNAPLEQDISLISDTIRSWHIVGRLGGCNSMNMQLSQASLDMKPSYDAIQGANVTPTTFYNIGDLEVQHNLARIWVDIGTVEPLLLDILINALTQLSSDYVGIKQVMFGGSEFEGWEENLKSEDVGYNVHKI